Proteins encoded within one genomic window of Anastrepha ludens isolate Willacy chromosome 4, idAnaLude1.1, whole genome shotgun sequence:
- the LOC128861998 gene encoding uncharacterized protein LOC128861998 — MSWLSLIANEIQRSDSTMRAAIPAAEKLALTLRFLSTGESYVSLDYQTRLSKSSISSIVPEFPNSNSEWEAIAKEFAVKWQFPNCIGALDGTRSIILLALVDANSKFIFVDVGCNGRSNDAGVFLQSKLRDVLQEEKEIPKASSIGNDRRLPYVVVGDDAFPLQMHLMKPYPYHTQCQEKQVFNQRLSHARHVVEHAFGILSNRFRVLLAPINQKVATVEKIVLTCCALHNYLIENGKMFTDDRVNAETVNNNHSTDSDVFYNPRKGAAENVREQFLKYFNEEGKLDWLHNK; from the exons atgtcgtggctgTCGCTAATAGCGAATGAAATACAACGCTCTGATTCGACTATGAGAGCCGCGATTCCCGCAGCAGAAAAATTGGCATTGACGCTGCGATTTCTCAGCACTG GAGAGTCTTACGTGAGTTTGGATTACCAGACCCGTTTATCCAAATCTTCAATTTCCAGTATAGTTCCTGAG TTTCCAAACAGCAATTCAGAATGGGAGGCCATTGCAAAAGAATTTGCAGTTAAATGGCAATTCCCCAACTGCATTGGCGCGTTAGATG GGACTAGAAGTATAATTTTACTAGCCCTGGTGGATGCTAATTCCAAATTTATTTTCGTCGACGTTGGTTGTAACGGTCGCAGTAACGATGCTGGAGTATTTCTGCAAAGCAAATTAAGGGATGTTCTGCAAGAAGAGAAGGAAATACCAAAAGCTTCTTCAATAGGAAACGATCGACGCCTACCGTACGTCGTAGTCGGAGACGATGCATTTCCTCTGCAGATGCATTTAATGAAGCCATATCCCTACCACACGCAATGCCAggaaaaacaagtttttaatcAAAGACTCTCTCATGCAAGGCATGTGGTGGAACATGCATTTGGAATTTTATCCAATAGATTTCGCGTCCTTCTAGCTCCGATAAATCAGAAAGTGGCCACTGTagagaaaattgtattgacgTGTTGTGCTTTACACAATTATTTAATCGAAAATGGCAAAATGTTCACTGATGACAGAGTAAACGCAGAAACTGTAAATAATAACCACTCAACTGATTCCGATGTATTCTACAATCCGCGAAAAGGTGCAGCAGAGAACGTACGTGAACAGtttctcaaatattttaatgaagaaGGCAAACTGGATTGGttacataataaataa